From Microtus pennsylvanicus isolate mMicPen1 chromosome 10, mMicPen1.hap1, whole genome shotgun sequence, one genomic window encodes:
- the Sccpdh gene encoding saccharopine dehydrogenase-like oxidoreductase — MATEQRPYRLVVFGAYGFTGQFVTEEVAREQVAAEKSSRLPWAVAGRSKEKLQQVLEKAALKLGRPTLPSEVGIIICDISNPASLDEMATKTALVLNCVGPYRFYGEPVVKACIENGTSCIDICGEPQFLELMHAKYHEKAAEKGVYIIGSSGFDSIPADLGVLYTRNQMNGTLTAVESFLTIHTGPEGLCIHDGTWKSAVYGFGDKGTLRKLRSASCLKPVPIVGSKLKRRWPVSYCRELNSYSIPFLGSDMSVVKRTQRYLHESLEESPVQYAAYVTVGGITSVFKLMFAGLFFLFFVKFSIGRHLLVKFPWLFSFGYFSKQGPTQKQMDSSSFTMTFFGQGYSHGFSTDKNKPNIRICTQVKGPEAGYVATPIAMVQAAMTLLNDASDLPKGGGVFTPGAAFSRTKLIDRLNQHGIEFSVISSSEV, encoded by the exons ATGGCGACGGAGCAGAGGCCTTACCGCCTGGTGGTGTTCGGCGCCTATGGCTTCACCGGCCAGTTCGTGACGGAGGAGGTGGCCCGGGAGCAGGTGGCCGCGGAGAAGAGCTCCCGCCTGCCCTGGGCCGTGGCTGGCCGCTCCAAGGAGAAGCTGCAGCAAGTGCTGGAGAAGGCGGCCCTGAAGCTGG GACGGCCAACACTGCCATCTGAAGTTGGAATAATTATCTGTGATATCAGTAATCCAGCCTCACTTGATGAAATGGCTACAAAGACAGCGCTTGTCCTCAACTGTGTAGGACCT TATCGATTTTATGGAGAACCTGTAGTAAAAGCATGTATTGAAAATGGAACAAGTTGCATTGACATCTGTGGGGAGCCTCAG TTTCTGGAACTAATGCATGCGAAGTATCATGagaaagctgcagagaaaggggTTTATATCATTGGAAGCAGTGGCTTTGACTCCATTCCAGCAGATCTAGGAGTGTTATACACCAGAAACCAAATGAACG GTACTTTGACTGCTGTGGAAAGCTTCCTGACTATCCACACAGGACCGGAG GGGTTATGTATTCATGATGGTACCTGGAAGTCAGCAGTCTATGGTTTTGGAGATAAGGGTACTTTAAGAAAACTACGGAGTGCATCCTGTCTGAAACCTGTCCCAATTGTTGGTTCGAAgttgaaaagaag GTGGCCAGTTTCCTATTGTAGAGAGCTGAACTCATATTCCATTCCTTTTTTGGGATCTGATATGTCTGTTGTGAAAAGGACTCAGCGTTATTTACATGAAAGTTTAGAAGAATCCCCA GTTCAGTATGCTGCTTACGTAACCGTGGGAGGCATCACCTCTGTTTTTAAGCTGATGTTTGCaggacttttctttttattctttgtgaagTTTAGCATTGGAAGACACCTTCTCGTAAAA ttcccATGGCTCTTTTCGTTtggttatttttcaaaacaaggtccAACACAAAAACAG ATGGATAGCTCATCATTTACAATGACATTCTTCGGGCAAGGATACAGCCACGGTTTTAGTACTGATAAGAACAAACCAAATATCAGAATCTGTACCCAAGTGAAAGGACCAG AGGCTGGATACGTTGCTACTCCCATAGCCATGGTTCAGGCTGCCATGACTCTTCTGAATGATGCCTCTGACCTACCTAAAGG GGGCGGTGTCTTTACACCTGGAGCCGCTTTCTCCAGAACAAAGTTGATTGACAGACTCAACCAACATGGCATTGAATTTAGTGTCATTAGCAGCTCCGAAGTCTAA